ACCCGGTGGCAGGTCTTCGGCAGTAATATATTCGACCAACATCTGATTGTGACTTGCCGATACAACGGGATTGGGGTAAAGACGCTTTCTCCACCTGCTACTAAGATCACCTCCGAATCGCGGTCCAAACTGATCGTATACCACTCCCAACTACCAATCGCTCCCAAGTAGTGGCCGCTGTCGTAGCACACAATCCTTGCCGCATAATCCGGCGGTGCGGTCCTCACTTTCAGATATAGGCTCGTGGCCTTGCCTGCTGCCAGAGCTGTGAGATCCACCTGCCCCGGCAGCAGGTTCCGGAATGACACTTGCTGGTTGTTATACAACGCCTCCGATTGACCCGCCGAAGGGACCTCCAGCAGGTTCTGATCAGGATAGAAATAATAGGCAGGGGCCCGGCCGTTGAAAAACAGTCGCGCCACAAAATCGGTCCAGGCGGAGGTGAGGTTGCTGCCATAAGAACTCAAACGCTCTTTAAGGGCGTCAACCGCACTAATCGTTTTGAAACGCTCCCAGGCCTGCCGCATGATGTCCATCTCGTAGGTCTGAGTAAGGTAATGACCGAAAATGGCAATGGAGTAGCCGTCAGTGTTTTGAATCGCCTGGGTAGGCTGATTCCCAAACGGTATCGGGGGTGTTATTATGTTCTCTATGTAAAACCAGTTCACCCAGTCATTCACCTCGGGATAGGCTATGTCCTCGAACCAGGTTGATGAAAGCTCGTAGAAGAAGTTATTCCCCACCCGCCAGCCGTAGGCCAGCTGCACTGCGTGGAAATACTCGTGCGCGCTGGTAACCCTGGCCGCATCTATCCCATGGGTGTAGTATCTTTCCTCTTCTGAGAAATCGTTGTCCATTTCCATATAGGTGATATACCGGCCTCCTCCCACATCCGTCTCGAAGTGAGTCTCCCCGTAAGTAGTGCCCTGGTAGTCCTTGAGATAGACATCGTAAATCCCGTCGTCATCCGGGATGGCGGGATCGAATTCCAGCGTATCCAGCAGCAGGCTCCTGGCCGAGTCCAGGGCCGCCGCCACTTCCACAACCCAATCCGGAATGCCATCGGGTCGGGAAGAAGCGAGCGGCGGGCTGTGGTCCACCAACTCGCCATTCTCCAGGCGGGCGGTCGTATCATAGTGAACGGCGAACTCACCGCTAGGTGAAATGTACCTCATATGCCGTTTTGGCCGGCCCGGGGTGGCCGCTATCCGGGCCTGCAAAAGCTCAGGATGGCTACCCCAGCCGCACTTGATAGGCCGGTCGCCCGGTGTTTGCCCGGCCAGCAAAACGGTTGTCAACGCGATGGCAAGCATGGGGTGCATCTACTTCTGCCGGAACGATAACTTGATGGGCACGCCGCCAAAGCCGAACCGCTCCCGCAGCCGATTCTCCAGATAGCGCTTGTAGGTAACCGGCACCAGCCGGGGATGGTTGCCGAAAAAGGCGAACAGGGGCGGCTCCCGATGCACCTGCGTGGCGTACTTGATCTGGATGCGCTTGCCCTGGACAGCCGGGGGCGGCAGATAGTCGACCGCTTCCGCCAGAAACTTGTTGAGCTCCGCGGTGGATATTGACCGGGTGGTCTGCTCGTAGACCTCCAGGGCCGTCTGCAGCACCTTCCAGACCCGCTGGTTATGATGCACCGACATGAACACCAGCGGGATATGCTCCAGCGGCTTATATGCCGCCCGCATGGATTCGGTCCACTGCCCCACCGTGCGCGAATCCTTCTCAATCACGTCCCACTTGTTCACCGCCGCCACCAATCCCTTACCCTGCTCCATTACTCGGCTCATGATCTGGCGGTCCTGGGTATGAAAACCCTGCTCGGCGTCGACCATGACGATAGCCACGTGGCACTCGTCGATGGATCGCAGGGTCCGCACGGTGCTGTAGTATTCAATAGCATTCCTGACCCGGGCCTTACGTCTGAGTCCCGCCGTGTCTATCAGGCGCAGCGTGCGGCCCATGTAATGGATAAACGAGTCAATCGAGTCCCGGGTCGTACCCGGCGTCGGGGTTACGATAGCCTTCTCCTGTTTCAATATAGCATTGAGGAAGGACGATTTCCCCACGTTGGGTACGCCCACAATCGCCAGCCCGATAGCCTCAGCCAGGGGCTCCTCCTCCCTCCAGGCCCAGAGCAACTGCTCCAGCGCTGCGTCCAGCATATCACCCACACCCCGGCCGCTGATGGCCCCAACGGCCAGCGGCTCACCCAGACCCAGCTCGTAGAACTCCAGGGCGCGGGACTCATGGACCACATCGTCCACCTTATTGGCCACCAGCAGCACCGGCTTGGACAGCTTCCTCAGCCGATCAGCCAGGCCGCGGTCGTCGGGCGTGATCCCCTCACGGCTGTCGACCATGAATAGGATGAGGTCCGCCTCTTCGACAGCCATATCCGCCTGCCGCCGGACAACAGACTCCAGCATATCGCCGCTGTCAGCCAGATAACCACCCGTATCGATCAGGTGGAAGGCGTGACCGGCCCACTCTACCGACCCGTAAATCCGGTCCCGCGTCACCCCGGCCGTCTCGTCCACGATAGCCTGGCGCCGGCCTACCAGCCGATTGAACAGCGTCGACTTGCCCACGTTCGGCCGCCCCAGAATAGCGATGGTCGGTTTAGCCATCCTGAAGGGATCCCATTATAGGATTCATTCTGCCCGCGGGATGGATACCCCGCTGGAAAATCTCCAGGATACTGTCTTCCGCCACGTTCAGCGGAACCCCCAGACGCCGGCTGATCTGCGCCAACGTCATGTCGTCCAGCGTCAGCTCCCCCCCATCGCTCAGTATCCGGTGCGTCGTCCAGACTGCCGCACCTAATTCCTTGCCTGACAGATAGGTGACAAAATCCTGGCCGGATAGCAGCCCCGCCACCGTTACCGGCGCGCCGAAAAGGGTGTTGGGAACCACCTGCAGCCCCACCGTCAGATTATCGATGGCGTTAAGGCGCGGCAGGACCTGCTCCCGGAATATACCCTCCGCCAGAACTCCGGTG
The DNA window shown above is from Candidatus Neomarinimicrobiota bacterium and carries:
- the der gene encoding ribosome biogenesis GTPase Der, which translates into the protein MAKPTIAILGRPNVGKSTLFNRLVGRRQAIVDETAGVTRDRIYGSVEWAGHAFHLIDTGGYLADSGDMLESVVRRQADMAVEEADLILFMVDSREGITPDDRGLADRLRKLSKPVLLVANKVDDVVHESRALEFYELGLGEPLAVGAISGRGVGDMLDAALEQLLWAWREEEPLAEAIGLAIVGVPNVGKSSFLNAILKQEKAIVTPTPGTTRDSIDSFIHYMGRTLRLIDTAGLRRKARVRNAIEYYSTVRTLRSIDECHVAIVMVDAEQGFHTQDRQIMSRVMEQGKGLVAAVNKWDVIEKDSRTVGQWTESMRAAYKPLEHIPLVFMSVHHNQRVWKVLQTALEVYEQTTRSISTAELNKFLAEAVDYLPPPAVQGKRIQIKYATQVHREPPLFAFFGNHPRLVPVTYKRYLENRLRERFGFGGVPIKLSFRQK
- a CDS encoding MXAN_6640 family putative metalloprotease; translated protein: MLAIALTTVLLAGQTPGDRPIKCGWGSHPELLQARIAATPGRPKRHMRYISPSGEFAVHYDTTARLENGELVDHSPPLASSRPDGIPDWVVEVAAALDSARSLLLDTLEFDPAIPDDDGIYDVYLKDYQGTTYGETHFETDVGGGRYITYMEMDNDFSEEERYYTHGIDAARVTSAHEYFHAVQLAYGWRVGNNFFYELSSTWFEDIAYPEVNDWVNWFYIENIITPPIPFGNQPTQAIQNTDGYSIAIFGHYLTQTYEMDIMRQAWERFKTISAVDALKERLSSYGSNLTSAWTDFVARLFFNGRAPAYYFYPDQNLLEVPSAGQSEALYNNQQVSFRNLLPGQVDLTALAAGKATSLYLKVRTAPPDYAARIVCYDSGHYLGAIGSWEWYTISLDRDSEVILVAGGESVFTPIPLYRQVTIRCWSNILLPKTCHRV